The Desulfovibrio sp. UIB00 genome has a window encoding:
- a CDS encoding proline--tRNA ligase — protein MRFSNCYIPTLKESPADAEVISHKLLLRAGMVRRLTSGMYTYLPLGLKVIEKISRVVREEMAAAYFEELLMPMVQPADLWKESGRWEHYGKELLRFKDRNEREYCLGPTHEEVITDLVRGEVRSYRQLPVRLYQIQTKFRDEIRPRFGLMRGREFIMKDGYSFDATEEGAQQNYWACHAAYKRIFQRLGLKFRPVEADSGSIGGNFSHEFMVLAETGEDTIAFCHHCDYAANVERAEVVWKGKPCTETCAPAEKVATPNAHTVEEVAALLGVPASSVVKTMLFKVDGKPVAVLVRGDREVNDIKLKNLLNAQDVVMADAATVQQITKAPVGFAGPVGLEIPVYADAELQGTTDYVVGANAGDAHLVHVDLKRDATVTAWADLRAITPEDTCPRCGGRIELTRGIEVGHVFMLGRKYSDAMHAAFLDENGKEQIMIMGCYGIGVSRVAAAAIEQNNDEHGIVFPPPLAPYDCILLNLDPRNEEVNAKVEQIYAMLKDMGVDVLMDDRDERPGVKFKDADLLGIPMQLVVGGKGLAKGIVECKDRRSGEKGELPADAMAEAFSAWAAKVREGWAQQQA, from the coding sequence ATGCGTTTCAGCAACTGCTATATTCCCACCCTCAAGGAATCTCCGGCGGATGCCGAGGTAATCAGCCACAAGCTTTTGCTGCGCGCCGGTATGGTGCGCAGGCTTACCTCGGGCATGTACACCTATCTGCCGCTGGGCCTGAAGGTGATTGAAAAAATAAGCCGCGTCGTGCGCGAAGAAATGGCCGCCGCCTACTTTGAAGAACTGCTCATGCCCATGGTGCAGCCCGCCGACCTGTGGAAAGAATCGGGCCGCTGGGAGCATTACGGCAAGGAACTGCTGCGCTTCAAGGATCGCAACGAGCGCGAATACTGCCTTGGCCCCACGCATGAAGAAGTCATCACCGACCTCGTGCGCGGCGAAGTGCGCTCCTACCGTCAGCTTCCTGTGCGTCTGTACCAGATTCAGACCAAGTTCCGCGATGAAATCCGCCCCCGTTTTGGCCTCATGCGCGGGCGCGAATTTATCATGAAGGACGGCTATTCCTTTGACGCCACGGAAGAAGGCGCACAGCAGAATTACTGGGCCTGCCACGCGGCCTACAAGCGTATTTTCCAGCGCCTTGGCCTTAAGTTCCGCCCAGTTGAGGCCGACTCCGGCTCCATCGGCGGCAACTTCTCACACGAATTCATGGTGCTGGCTGAAACGGGCGAAGATACCATCGCCTTTTGTCATCACTGCGATTACGCGGCCAACGTGGAGCGCGCCGAGGTGGTCTGGAAAGGCAAGCCCTGCACGGAGACCTGCGCTCCGGCCGAAAAGGTCGCCACACCCAATGCCCACACGGTGGAAGAAGTGGCGGCCCTGCTGGGCGTGCCTGCCTCCTCCGTTGTCAAAACCATGCTCTTCAAGGTGGACGGCAAGCCCGTTGCCGTGCTTGTGCGCGGCGACCGCGAAGTGAACGACATCAAGCTCAAGAACCTGCTCAACGCGCAGGATGTGGTCATGGCCGACGCCGCCACCGTGCAGCAGATCACCAAGGCACCGGTGGGCTTTGCCGGGCCTGTGGGGCTGGAAATTCCGGTCTACGCTGATGCCGAGCTGCAAGGCACTACAGATTACGTGGTAGGTGCCAACGCTGGCGATGCCCACCTTGTGCATGTTGACCTCAAGCGCGACGCCACGGTGACCGCCTGGGCCGACCTGCGAGCCATCACGCCAGAAGACACATGCCCCCGCTGCGGTGGCCGCATTGAGCTGACGCGCGGCATTGAAGTGGGCCACGTGTTCATGCTTGGCCGCAAATACAGCGATGCCATGCATGCCGCCTTCCTTGACGAAAACGGCAAGGAACAGATCATGATCATGGGCTGCTACGGCATCGGCGTTTCCCGCGTGGCCGCCGCAGCCATCGAGCAGAACAACGATGAGCACGGCATTGTGTTCCCGCCGCCGCTGGCTCCTTACGACTGCATCCTTTTGAACCTTGACCCGCGCAATGAAGAAGTCAACGCCAAGGTCGAGCAGATTTACGCCATGCTCAAGGATATGGGCGTGGACGTGCTCATGGACGACCGCGACGAACGCCCCGGCGTCAAGTTCAAGGATGCTGATTTGCTGGGTATTCCCATGCAGCTTGTGGTGGGCGGCAAGGGCCTGGCCAAGGGCATTGTGGAATGCAAGGATCGCCGCAGCGGCGAAAAGGGCGAACTGCCCGCCGATGCCATGGCTGAAGCCTTTTCCGCCTGGGCTGCCAAGGTTCGCGAGGGGTGGGCGCAGCAGCAGGCCTAG
- the tsaE gene encoding tRNA (adenosine(37)-N6)-threonylcarbamoyltransferase complex ATPase subunit type 1 TsaE, whose translation MAQIILRNLSDTDRLGHMLAEAVATCGIAALLLRGPLGSGKTTLTRALVEAMPGGDQAEVGSPSFTLCNYYPTKPPIIHSDLYRSPGSLPDEIAEGLDDPQILSVLEWSEYLPEAEMPQDYLDISLQPCEEGRLLTLQAHGPIAAELLRHLRRNWPVDSPDHG comes from the coding sequence ATGGCCCAGATAATCCTGCGCAATCTTTCTGATACCGACCGCCTTGGACACATGCTTGCCGAGGCTGTCGCCACCTGCGGCATTGCGGCATTGTTGCTGCGCGGCCCGCTTGGCAGCGGCAAAACCACGCTCACACGCGCCCTTGTGGAAGCCATGCCCGGCGGGGATCAGGCCGAGGTGGGCAGCCCCTCGTTCACGCTCTGCAACTACTACCCCACCAAGCCGCCTATTATACACAGCGATCTGTACCGCAGCCCCGGCAGCCTGCCCGATGAAATTGCCGAAGGTCTGGACGATCCGCAAATCCTGTCTGTGCTGGAATGGTCGGAATACCTGCCCGAGGCGGAAATGCCGCAAGATTATCTGGACATCTCGTTGCAACCGTGCGAAGAAGGTCGCCTACTGACGCTGCAAGCTCATGGCCCTATTGCTGCTGAGCTTTTGCGCCACCTGCGCCGAAATTGGCCTGTGGACAGTCCTGACCACGGGTAA
- a CDS encoding UDP-glucose/GDP-mannose dehydrogenase family protein, whose translation MKLCIIGTGYVGLVSAACFAEMGNTVTCVDVNPAVVEKLNAGSVHIFEPGLEPMVRHSRTDGRLKFTTRLEDGIADADCAFICVGTPPQPDGSCDLSYVRQVAGEIGRHMQNDLVVVDKSTVPVGTADEVRALVEKELAARGVSYKVDVVSNPEFLKEGDAISDFMKPDRVVLGTDSDRAASLMRELYSPFARTRDKIIVMGVRSAEMTKYAANCMLATKISFINEIATICEKVGADVRDVRTGIGSDTRIGYQFIYPGVGYGGSCFPKDVKALIHTAEKAGVEPKLLNAVEDVNARQKKHMAGRIMEYFAPQGGVKGKTLALWGLAFKANTDDMREAAAISIVNELTAAGMKVRAFDPVAADNAREIFKDNKLVEIVDSQYGACEGAQGLLVVTEWNQFRNPDFDKIKGLLTAPLLFDGRNLYSPNFMAQRGFAYFCIGRRAN comes from the coding sequence ATGAAGTTGTGCATTATCGGGACCGGCTATGTTGGCTTGGTCAGCGCCGCGTGCTTTGCTGAAATGGGTAATACCGTGACCTGCGTGGATGTTAACCCGGCTGTGGTGGAAAAGCTCAATGCCGGTTCCGTGCATATTTTTGAACCCGGTCTTGAACCCATGGTTCGCCACAGCCGTACTGATGGCCGCCTCAAGTTTACTACCCGTCTTGAAGATGGCATTGCGGATGCCGACTGCGCCTTTATCTGCGTTGGCACCCCGCCCCAGCCCGACGGCTCGTGCGATCTGAGCTATGTGCGTCAGGTGGCTGGCGAAATTGGCCGCCACATGCAGAACGACCTCGTGGTTGTGGACAAATCCACGGTTCCCGTGGGTACCGCTGACGAAGTGCGCGCGCTCGTGGAAAAAGAGCTTGCCGCGCGCGGCGTGTCCTACAAGGTGGACGTGGTTTCCAACCCTGAGTTCCTCAAGGAAGGCGACGCCATCTCCGACTTCATGAAGCCCGACCGCGTTGTGCTTGGTACGGATTCCGACCGTGCTGCTTCGCTGATGCGCGAACTGTATTCGCCCTTTGCCCGCACCCGCGACAAGATCATCGTCATGGGCGTGCGCAGCGCAGAAATGACCAAGTACGCGGCCAACTGCATGCTTGCCACCAAGATTTCCTTTATCAACGAAATCGCCACCATTTGCGAAAAAGTGGGCGCGGACGTGCGCGACGTGCGCACCGGCATCGGCTCCGACACCCGCATTGGCTACCAGTTCATCTACCCCGGCGTGGGGTACGGCGGTTCGTGCTTCCCCAAGGACGTAAAGGCGCTCATCCACACCGCTGAAAAGGCTGGCGTGGAACCCAAGCTGCTCAACGCTGTGGAAGACGTCAACGCCCGGCAGAAAAAGCACATGGCTGGCCGCATCATGGAATATTTTGCTCCGCAGGGCGGCGTGAAGGGCAAAACCCTTGCGCTGTGGGGGCTGGCTTTCAAGGCCAATACCGATGACATGCGCGAAGCCGCTGCAATCAGTATTGTCAACGAGCTTACCGCCGCCGGCATGAAGGTTCGCGCCTTTGACCCGGTTGCCGCCGATAATGCCCGCGAAATCTTCAAAGATAATAAGCTGGTTGAAATTGTGGACAGCCAGTACGGCGCATGCGAAGGCGCTCAGGGCCTGCTGGTGGTTACGGAGTGGAACCAGTTCCGCAACCCCGATTTCGACAAGATCAAGGGCCTGCTGACCGCCCCCCTGTTGTTTGACGGCCGCAACCTGTACTCGCCCAACTTCATGGCGCAGCGTGGGTTTGCGTACTTCTGCATTGGCCGCCGCGCCAACTAG
- the xseA gene encoding exodeoxyribonuclease VII large subunit, with protein MQEAILSVRELTEQLRKTLEGRFPFVWVRGEVTNLTRPGSGHVYFTLKDADAQLQCVWFRHMQRQNSQGFDPLTGEVFDAPRPSPLELLRNGLDVLCAGRITLYAPRGQYQLAVELVQPAGEGLLAQAFEASKRKLAALGYFSHERKRPLPYDPQRVALITSPTGAALHDFMELAASRGSGARIRLFPALVQGAEAAPSIVRALHEANAQGWAQAVVLVRGGGSLEDLWAFNEEAVAEAVFESRLPVLAGIGHEVDVTLADMTADLRAATPSHAAQLLWPARAELMQKVDEAEAALARAARRRLETAGQSLAQFENALRWFSPMRHQARLAEQLDGLHRSLHRAARQWLDTTEARRDRLERALQNTFNLSRLDVLGSRVESLSASLAAAMPRMLAAQEQRYDAVRQRLQSAGQEMLARTGRELEKCEFALAAANPLAPLKRGYALVRGADGGLLRTVTAAPAGSAITVRLADGSLAAVVSNVLPDVAPDAATDCAPDSDTGAVPVAKKQGRNS; from the coding sequence ATGCAGGAAGCCATACTGTCTGTCCGTGAACTCACGGAACAGCTGCGCAAAACCCTTGAGGGACGTTTTCCCTTTGTCTGGGTGCGGGGCGAGGTGACGAACCTTACCCGTCCCGGCTCGGGGCATGTCTATTTTACCCTCAAGGATGCCGATGCGCAGTTGCAGTGCGTGTGGTTCAGGCACATGCAGCGGCAGAACAGCCAGGGTTTTGATCCGCTGACAGGCGAAGTTTTTGACGCGCCGCGTCCTTCGCCGCTGGAACTTTTGCGCAACGGGCTGGATGTGCTCTGCGCAGGGCGCATCACCCTGTATGCGCCGCGCGGGCAGTATCAGCTTGCCGTGGAGCTGGTGCAGCCAGCAGGCGAGGGGTTGCTTGCGCAGGCCTTTGAGGCCAGCAAGCGCAAGCTGGCGGCTCTGGGCTACTTTAGCCACGAGCGCAAACGGCCCTTGCCGTACGATCCGCAGCGCGTGGCCCTTATCACTTCCCCAACGGGCGCGGCTCTCCATGATTTTATGGAGCTTGCGGCCAGCCGGGGCAGCGGGGCGCGCATTCGTCTGTTTCCGGCTCTGGTGCAAGGTGCCGAAGCCGCGCCTTCAATTGTGCGGGCCTTGCACGAGGCCAACGCGCAGGGTTGGGCACAGGCCGTGGTGCTGGTGCGCGGCGGCGGTTCGCTGGAAGATTTGTGGGCTTTTAATGAAGAAGCCGTGGCTGAGGCCGTGTTTGAGTCGCGCCTGCCAGTGCTTGCGGGCATTGGGCATGAGGTGGATGTTACCCTTGCCGACATGACAGCAGACCTGCGCGCGGCAACGCCCTCGCATGCGGCCCAGTTGCTCTGGCCCGCACGGGCCGAGCTGATGCAAAAGGTTGACGAGGCGGAGGCCGCCCTTGCGCGCGCGGCGCGGCGGCGGCTGGAAACAGCGGGGCAGAGCCTTGCCCAGTTTGAAAACGCCCTGCGCTGGTTTTCGCCCATGCGGCATCAGGCCCGCCTTGCGGAGCAGCTTGACGGCCTGCACCGCTCCTTGCACAGGGCCGCGCGCCAGTGGCTCGACACCACGGAGGCCCGGCGCGACCGGCTTGAGCGCGCTCTGCAAAATACCTTCAACCTCTCGCGGCTGGATGTGCTGGGCAGCAGGGTCGAGTCGCTTTCCGCCAGTCTGGCTGCGGCCATGCCGCGCATGCTGGCCGCGCAGGAGCAGCGGTATGATGCCGTGCGGCAGCGCCTGCAGTCGGCAGGGCAGGAAATGCTTGCCCGCACAGGGCGGGAACTGGAAAAATGCGAATTTGCTCTGGCAGCCGCCAATCCCCTCGCGCCCCTCAAGCGCGGCTATGCCCTTGTGCGTGGTGCGGATGGCGGCCTGCTGCGCACGGTGACGGCGGCCCCTGCGGGCAGTGCCATCACGGTGCGGCTGGCGGATGGCAGCCTTGCTGCCGTGGTCAGCAATGTGCTGCCAGATGTTGCGCCAGACGCTGCAACTGACTGTGCGCCTGACTCGGATACAGGCGCGGTGCCGGTTGCCAAAAAACAAGGACGGAATAGCTGA
- a CDS encoding holo-[acyl-carrier-protein] synthase — translation MIIGIGTDITELARIKASYDRFGERFLQKILTPDELKLMPESPIAYISGRFAAKEAAVKALGTGFNEGIGPHHIEVLRGPAGQPQLHLHGPALVRAEALGMRAAHISISHDRNAAVAVVVLEG, via the coding sequence ATGATCATAGGCATTGGGACAGACATTACGGAACTGGCACGTATCAAGGCAAGTTACGACAGGTTTGGGGAGCGCTTTTTGCAAAAGATCCTTACCCCAGATGAGCTGAAACTCATGCCGGAAAGCCCCATTGCCTACATTTCCGGTCGGTTTGCCGCCAAAGAGGCAGCGGTCAAGGCGCTCGGCACTGGCTTTAACGAGGGAATTGGCCCTCACCATATTGAGGTGCTGCGCGGCCCTGCGGGGCAACCCCAACTCCATTTGCACGGCCCTGCACTTGTGCGGGCTGAAGCTCTGGGCATGCGCGCCGCCCACATTTCCATAAGTCATGACCGCAACGCCGCCGTGGCGGTTGTGGTGCTGGAGGGATAA
- a CDS encoding FlgO family outer membrane protein: protein MNRFFVTILVLAALLFPLTAAAAGNVPTAAVSIAKQLDEQIMMRFSGDSQDMSRKDRESLARARIMIMGTTPVNINNLDEASPLARQMTEEISRWLINAGYRFQELRKGRDIRFDKLKGEFILTRDVRQLASPSGTSQAILAGTYVTTSDQVRFSIRLIHTSSNEVLAMGTATVPITDDLRPLVREPRPGDGLAPSVSTRLQ from the coding sequence ATGAACCGCTTCTTCGTTACCATTCTTGTGCTTGCGGCCCTGCTTTTTCCGCTCACGGCGGCGGCAGCCGGAAACGTGCCCACTGCTGCCGTGAGCATTGCCAAGCAGCTTGACGAACAGATCATGATGCGCTTTTCGGGCGACAGTCAGGACATGAGCCGTAAAGACCGCGAATCCTTGGCCCGCGCCCGCATCATGATCATGGGCACCACCCCGGTCAACATCAACAACCTTGATGAAGCATCCCCGCTGGCGCGCCAGATGACGGAAGAAATCTCCCGCTGGCTCATCAATGCGGGCTACCGCTTTCAGGAACTGCGCAAGGGGCGCGATATCCGCTTTGACAAGCTCAAGGGCGAATTTATCCTGACGCGCGATGTGCGCCAGCTTGCCAGCCCCAGCGGCACCAGTCAGGCGATACTGGCGGGCACCTATGTGACCACCAGCGATCAGGTGCGCTTCAGCATCCGGCTTATCCACACCTCAAGCAATGAGGTACTGGCCATGGGCACGGCCACTGTGCCCATTACAGACGACCTGCGGCCCCTCGTGCGCGAACCCCGCCCCGGCGACGGGCTTGCACCCTCCGTGAGCACACGGCTTCAGTAG
- the ispG gene encoding flavodoxin-dependent (E)-4-hydroxy-3-methylbut-2-enyl-diphosphate synthase, whose product MQKHTTRAIRLGGLSIGGGAPVMVQSMTNTDTRDAEATLAQIARLEARGCEAVRVAVPDEAAVAALPAIRAGTRLPLIADIHFDYRLAVASLEAGLEGLRINPGNIGPKEHVDRVVDAAKAHGAVIRVGVNSGSVEKRLLQQYGGPCPEALVESALTHVRMLEARGFYNTKISLKSSSVLDTIASYRKLAEACDYPLHIGVTEAGGLMRGTVKSAVGLGILLHEGIGDTLRVSLTADPVEEVTVAWEILRALGLRSRGPEIISCPTCGRTEIDLFSLARAVEDRLATSKADIKVAVMGCVVNGPGEAREADLGVAGGRDKGIIFRKGEVIRSVKGQEALLAAFMEELQQLLNEKESQ is encoded by the coding sequence ATGCAAAAGCACACAACCCGCGCCATCCGTCTGGGCGGGCTTTCCATTGGCGGCGGTGCGCCTGTTATGGTGCAGAGCATGACCAATACAGACACCCGCGATGCCGAGGCAACGCTTGCGCAGATTGCGCGGCTTGAGGCGCGCGGCTGCGAGGCCGTGCGCGTCGCTGTGCCGGACGAGGCTGCCGTTGCGGCCCTGCCCGCCATCCGCGCGGGTACGCGCCTGCCGCTCATAGCGGACATACATTTTGATTACCGCCTTGCCGTGGCCTCGCTGGAGGCCGGGCTTGAAGGCCTGCGCATCAACCCCGGCAATATCGGCCCCAAGGAGCACGTGGACCGCGTGGTGGATGCCGCCAAGGCCCACGGGGCGGTCATTCGCGTGGGGGTAAACTCCGGCTCGGTGGAAAAGCGCCTGCTCCAGCAGTACGGCGGCCCCTGCCCCGAGGCGCTGGTGGAAAGTGCTCTCACCCATGTGCGCATGCTTGAGGCGCGCGGCTTTTACAATACCAAAATTTCGCTCAAGTCCTCCTCTGTGCTTGATACCATTGCCTCCTACCGCAAGCTTGCCGAAGCTTGCGACTACCCCCTGCACATCGGCGTTACCGAGGCCGGGGGCCTCATGCGCGGCACGGTAAAATCTGCCGTGGGGCTTGGTATTCTGCTGCACGAGGGCATTGGCGACACCCTGCGCGTTTCGCTCACCGCCGACCCGGTGGAAGAAGTAACCGTGGCGTGGGAAATATTGCGCGCCCTTGGCCTGCGCTCGCGCGGGCCGGAAATAATCTCGTGCCCCACATGCGGGCGCACGGAGATTGACCTGTTTTCGCTGGCCCGTGCGGTGGAAGACCGCTTAGCCACCTCCAAGGCCGACATCAAGGTGGCGGTCATGGGCTGCGTGGTCAACGGGCCGGGCGAGGCCCGCGAGGCCGATCTGGGCGTTGCGGGCGGGCGCGACAAGGGCATCATATTTCGCAAGGGCGAGGTCATCCGCTCGGTCAAAGGGCAGGAGGCCCTGCTGGCGGCTTTTATGGAAGAACTGCAACAACTGCTCAACGAAAAGGAATCACAGTAA
- a CDS encoding NAD(P)H-hydrate dehydratase: MPTSFDDLLPPLPLPAEMRQWDAEAIALGLPEELLMENAARAAFDVLREYQPRLAGLRVWLLMGSGNNGGDAACLARHLLDVGAEPLVLHTRPLASCKGACGKHVRIARAAGVAFERCRPAVFRRAELPHIFVDGLLGTGFSGQLRPDALELVRSVNTLQNRAFVLALDIPSGLDGRTGQPMPEAVRATATVSFAAAKPGLALPEARPWTGALHVRSIGIPLAARRKAPCSFYVADGHCLAPLAAIQPGGFKNSYGHVLVIGGAPGLGGAAHLAARAALRAGAGLVTAAAPGAGIADIKNGWPEIMTLPLGESERQWPASLPQNFLELAQRCAALVVGPGMGRGQDAAAFVGSLLALDHRPPTVFDADALMLLAGRQDLLEHITADDILTPHPGEAATLLGCSAADVQADRQGALERLRGLCRGVIILKGAASLIGQADAPTLLCPYDVPQLAVGGSGDVLAGCAGGLLARMLPGMQTAIEQAQVHNNTANQPLTPSHMLAGQAAALHALAGKNLAEQWPLRGNTPSAVADALPQTLSACMAACESKDDILPWPR; this comes from the coding sequence ATGCCCACCTCATTTGACGATCTGCTCCCTCCCCTTCCCCTGCCTGCTGAAATGCGCCAATGGGATGCGGAAGCCATAGCCCTTGGCCTGCCCGAAGAACTGCTGATGGAAAATGCCGCCAGAGCGGCCTTTGACGTTCTGCGTGAATACCAGCCACGTCTGGCGGGTCTGCGCGTCTGGCTGCTTATGGGCAGCGGCAACAACGGCGGCGATGCCGCATGCCTTGCGCGGCATTTACTGGACGTGGGCGCGGAACCGCTGGTGCTGCACACGCGGCCCCTTGCCTCCTGCAAGGGAGCCTGCGGTAAACATGTGCGCATTGCCAGAGCCGCAGGCGTTGCCTTTGAACGCTGCCGCCCGGCGGTCTTCCGAAGAGCGGAGCTCCCCCATATTTTTGTGGACGGCCTGCTGGGTACAGGCTTCAGTGGTCAACTGCGACCAGATGCGCTGGAGCTTGTGCGCTCGGTCAATACGCTGCAAAACCGTGCCTTTGTGCTGGCGCTCGACATTCCCTCGGGGCTTGACGGACGCACCGGGCAGCCCATGCCGGAGGCTGTGCGCGCCACAGCCACAGTCAGCTTTGCGGCTGCCAAGCCGGGGCTGGCCTTGCCCGAGGCGCGCCCCTGGACGGGCGCACTGCACGTGCGCAGCATTGGCATTCCCCTTGCCGCCCGGCGCAAGGCCCCCTGCTCTTTTTACGTGGCTGACGGGCATTGCCTCGCCCCACTTGCGGCGATTCAGCCCGGTGGCTTCAAAAACTCCTACGGGCATGTGCTGGTGATTGGTGGCGCGCCCGGTCTTGGCGGAGCAGCGCATCTTGCCGCCCGTGCGGCCCTGCGCGCAGGCGCAGGCCTTGTAACCGCCGCCGCGCCCGGTGCTGGCATTGCGGATATCAAGAACGGCTGGCCCGAAATAATGACCCTGCCGCTGGGCGAGAGCGAACGCCAGTGGCCCGCCAGCCTGCCGCAAAACTTTTTGGAACTGGCCCAACGCTGCGCCGCCCTTGTGGTCGGCCCCGGCATGGGCCGGGGGCAGGACGCTGCGGCCTTTGTTGGATCTCTTTTGGCACTGGACCACAGACCGCCAACAGTATTTGACGCCGATGCCCTGATGCTGCTGGCCGGGCGGCAAGACCTGCTCGAGCACATAACCGCAGATGATATTCTGACGCCCCACCCCGGCGAAGCGGCAACCCTGCTCGGCTGTTCCGCAGCGGATGTTCAGGCCGACCGGCAAGGCGCGCTTGAGCGCCTGCGCGGCCTCTGCCGTGGCGTGATTATTCTTAAAGGAGCGGCAAGCCTCATAGGGCAGGCTGACGCCCCAACCCTGCTCTGCCCCTACGATGTGCCGCAGCTTGCGGTGGGCGGCTCCGGCGATGTGCTGGCGGGCTGCGCTGGCGGGCTGCTTGCCAGAATGTTGCCAGGTATGCAGACCGCAATAGAGCAAGCGCAAGTACACAACAATACCGCAAATCAGCCCTTAACCCCATCCCACATGCTGGCCGGGCAGGCAGCGGCCCTGCACGCCCTCGCGGGCAAAAACCTTGCCGAACAATGGCCCCTCAGGGGCAATACGCCTTCGGCAGTGGCGGATGCATTGCCGCAAACCCTCTCTGCCTGCATGGCAGCCTGCGAATCAAAGGACGACATTCTGCCATGGCCCAGATAA
- a CDS encoding FlgO family outer membrane protein codes for MLCTLLLPLFSGCSKSGPSALSPGYTDAVELKLKSRELAEQMLATMPNDAIQGFVAMPTAFVNQNNTSQSSPMGRLMAESLFYEFNQRGFPTREYRLNGAINVQGGRDDLALAANQMVSTTGQKWAALVVGTYYVDKDATFINARLVRASDGLVMRTGQLVLVNTPIVTRMAEADAPPPVKATASSAPAKPAPTSLYTPASSISSGTLVIKQGR; via the coding sequence ATGCTTTGCACACTTTTGCTGCCGCTCTTTTCCGGCTGTAGCAAAAGCGGGCCTTCCGCGCTTTCGCCCGGCTATACGGACGCCGTGGAGCTGAAGCTCAAAAGCCGCGAACTGGCCGAGCAGATGCTTGCCACCATGCCCAACGACGCCATTCAGGGCTTTGTGGCCATGCCCACGGCCTTTGTGAACCAGAACAACACCTCGCAAAGCTCGCCCATGGGCCGGCTCATGGCTGAATCTCTGTTTTATGAATTCAACCAGCGGGGCTTTCCCACGCGCGAATACAGGCTGAACGGGGCCATCAACGTGCAGGGCGGGCGTGATGACCTTGCACTTGCCGCCAACCAGATGGTTTCAACCACCGGACAAAAATGGGCCGCCCTTGTTGTGGGCACCTATTATGTGGACAAGGACGCAACCTTTATCAACGCCCGGCTGGTGCGCGCCAGCGATGGCCTTGTGATGCGTACGGGCCAGCTTGTGCTGGTGAACACGCCCATTGTGACGCGCATGGCCGAGGCCGACGCGCCTCCGCCAGTAAAGGCCACAGCCAGCAGCGCCCCAGCCAAACCGGCCCCAACTTCGCTCTATACGCCTGCCAGCAGCATCAGCAGCGGCACGCTTGTAATCAAACAAGGCCGGTAA
- the ychF gene encoding redox-regulated ATPase YchF translates to MSLSIGIVGLPNVGKSTLFNALTKAQNAQAANYPFCTIEPNKATVAVPDKRVDALTAKAKPKKTIYASVDFIDIAGLVRGASKGEGLGNQFLGNIRECAAIVHVVRCFEDENITHVDGGVDPLRDVDTIETELLLADLQSVEKRLDKLQKLAKFDKNAKASAEIMQTLLAQLNDGKPARGFDLPDNESFLTTWRELGLLTAKPVIYCANVDEAAVAEGNEFSAKLEAFAKERQSGFARICAKLEEELQGLPDEEQAELLSSYGIDESGLVRIIHTGYATLGLYSYFTAGPDEVRAWTIHKGWKAPQAAGVIHTDFERGFIRAEVISYADYMSHESEAACRADGVLRVEGKEYVVNDGDVMHFLFNV, encoded by the coding sequence ATGTCGCTCAGTATTGGTATTGTGGGCCTGCCCAACGTTGGCAAATCCACCCTTTTCAACGCCCTGACCAAGGCCCAGAATGCCCAGGCCGCCAACTACCCTTTCTGCACCATCGAACCCAACAAAGCCACGGTGGCGGTGCCGGACAAACGGGTGGATGCCCTGACCGCCAAGGCCAAGCCCAAGAAGACCATCTACGCCAGCGTGGATTTTATCGACATTGCAGGTCTGGTGCGCGGCGCAAGCAAGGGTGAAGGGCTGGGCAACCAGTTTTTGGGCAACATTCGCGAATGCGCGGCCATTGTGCATGTGGTGCGCTGCTTTGAGGATGAAAATATCACCCACGTGGACGGCGGCGTTGATCCCCTGCGCGATGTGGACACCATTGAAACCGAACTGCTGCTGGCCGACCTGCAAAGCGTTGAAAAACGCCTGGACAAGCTGCAAAAGCTTGCCAAGTTTGACAAAAACGCCAAGGCGTCTGCAGAAATCATGCAGACCCTGCTGGCTCAGCTTAACGACGGCAAGCCCGCGCGGGGATTTGACCTGCCTGATAACGAAAGCTTCCTGACCACATGGCGCGAACTTGGCCTGCTCACGGCCAAGCCCGTTATTTATTGCGCCAATGTGGATGAAGCCGCCGTTGCCGAAGGCAATGAATTTTCCGCAAAGCTTGAAGCCTTTGCCAAGGAACGCCAGTCGGGCTTTGCGCGCATTTGCGCCAAGCTTGAGGAAGAACTGCAAGGCCTGCCCGATGAGGAACAGGCGGAACTGCTCTCCTCCTACGGCATTGATGAAAGCGGCCTTGTGCGCATCATCCACACCGGCTACGCTACCCTTGGCCTGTACAGCTACTTTACAGCCGGGCCGGACGAAGTCCGCGCCTGGACCATCCACAAGGGCTGGAAGGCCCCGCAGGCCGCTGGCGTTATCCATACCGACTTTGAACGGGGCTTTATCCGGGCCGAAGTTATTTCCTACGCCGACTACATGAGCCACGAAAGCGAAGCCGCTTGCCGCGCCGACGGAGTCTTGCGCGTGGAAGGCAAGGAATACGTGGTTAACGACGGCGATGTCATGCACTTCCTGTTTAACGTGTAG